A region from the Pseudomonas promysalinigenes genome encodes:
- a CDS encoding RHS repeat-associated core domain-containing protein → MCKSGNSVIFFYQANRLITVKQDASPRSIFRTADIPLAEQQPASSTGLLAVDGKGSVLTVKGKEKHEIHNYSPYGHDPTLPSALTLLGFNGEHLEANSGYQMLGNGYRPYSLKLMRFLAPDNLSPFAGGGINAFNYCGDDPVNYADVSGHIRIRSLFGHTFRPKPPVQIKKIKELKSQLNEMYAANPEAPLPTYDEAVSSPPFYNSHLQKKLDALLNELKPGTKKLERLHEQYNAYIPQQRKKLAETEKQFRDNLNRFVHSLSDHRPNLSYGYLANRDEASIAYYNKKIALVIEEREAIQEVIASLRQL, encoded by the coding sequence ATGTGCAAATCTGGGAACAGCGTCATTTTTTTCTACCAAGCCAACAGACTTATCACCGTCAAGCAAGACGCCAGCCCTCGGAGCATCTTCCGCACCGCAGACATACCCTTGGCCGAGCAGCAGCCAGCCAGTAGCACTGGTTTGCTAGCTGTCGATGGCAAAGGTTCGGTGCTTACCGTAAAAGGCAAGGAAAAACATGAGATACATAACTATTCGCCTTATGGGCATGACCCTACTTTACCATCGGCGCTTACACTGCTGGGGTTCAATGGTGAACACCTAGAAGCAAACAGTGGCTACCAAATGCTAGGTAACGGCTATAGACCTTACAGTCTTAAACTAATGCGTTTTCTTGCCCCTGATAACTTGAGCCCATTCGCCGGAGGCGGAATCAATGCTTTCAACTATTGTGGGGATGACCCAGTGAACTATGCAGATGTTTCAGGGCATATTCGCATTCGTAGTCTGTTTGGGCATACATTTCGCCCAAAGCCTCCAGTTCAAATAAAGAAAATAAAAGAGCTAAAGTCTCAACTCAACGAAATGTATGCAGCGAATCCTGAAGCCCCTCTCCCCACTTATGACGAAGCAGTGTCGTCGCCCCCTTTTTATAACTCACATCTACAAAAGAAACTAGACGCTCTTCTCAACGAACTTAAACCAGGCACAAAAAAACTTGAACGTCTGCACGAACAATATAACGCCTACATACCGCAGCAGCGGAAAAAGCTCGCCGAAACAGAGAAGCAATTCCGAGACAACCTGAATAGGTTCGTGCATTCACTTTCTGACCACCGCCCTAACCTGTCCTACGGTTATCTGGCAAACCGCGATGAAGCCTCAATTGCTTATTACAACAAAAAAATCGCACTCGTAATCGAGGAGCGTGAGGCAATTCAAGAGGTGATAGCCAGCCTTAGACAGCTATAG
- a CDS encoding DUF2780 domain-containing protein, whose translation MKAFTLATLMTLAASPVFAFNLGDAANAVSAMQNPQRQGQVQAPAAQANLLNTLGSQLNITPEQAVGGAGAMLGLARNNLSSDEYGQLTKAVPGLDLLSGANALGGLNGLGALLGGEKGSQSALDKALGNDVQNRSDLDTAFKALGMDTGMIGQFAPLILQYLGQQGIAGSLLQNLGSLWTTPAPLAQPSV comes from the coding sequence ATGAAAGCATTCACCCTGGCAACCTTGATGACCCTGGCCGCAAGCCCGGTGTTCGCCTTCAATCTCGGTGACGCGGCCAATGCCGTCTCTGCCATGCAGAACCCGCAGCGACAAGGCCAGGTGCAAGCCCCTGCAGCGCAAGCCAATCTGCTCAATACCCTAGGCAGCCAACTGAATATCACCCCCGAACAGGCCGTGGGCGGGGCAGGGGCGATGCTGGGGCTGGCGCGCAATAACCTCAGCAGCGATGAGTACGGGCAATTGACCAAGGCTGTACCAGGGCTGGACCTCCTGTCCGGGGCCAATGCCTTGGGCGGGCTGAATGGCTTGGGGGCTTTGCTGGGAGGCGAAAAGGGCAGCCAGTCGGCGCTGGATAAGGCTCTGGGCAACGATGTGCAGAACCGCAGCGACCTGGACACCGCCTTCAAGGCACTGGGGATGGATACCGGGATGATTGGGCAGTTCGCGCCGTTGATTCTGCAGTACCTGGGGCAGCAGGGCATTGCTGGGTCGTTGCTGCAGAACCTGGGTAGCCTGTGGACTACCCCTGCGCCATTGGCTCAGCCTTCGGTCTGA
- a CDS encoding sarcosine oxidase subunit alpha, whose product MSQTYRLASGGRIDRSKVLNFTFNGKTYQGYAGDSLAAALLANGVDIVGRSFKYSRPRGIIAAGTEEPNAILQIGSSEATQIPNVRATQQPLYAGLVATSTNGWPNVNNDVMGILGKVGGSMMPPGFYYKTFMYPKSFWMTYEKYIRKAAGLGRAPLQNDPDTYDYMNQHCDVLIVGAGPAGLAAALAAARSGARVILADEQEEFGGSLLDTRETLDGKPAADWVHAVVKELESLPEVTLLPRATVNGYHDHNFLTIHERLTDHLGDRAPIGQVRHRVHRVRAKRVVLAAGAHERPLVYGNNDLPGNMLAGAVSTYVRRYGVAPGRKLVLSTNNDHAYRAALDWHDAGLQVVAIADARHNPRGSLVEEARAKGIRILTSSAVIEAKGTKHVTGARVAAIDVQAHKVTSPGETLECDLIATSGGYSPIVHLASHLGGRPVWREDILGFVPGDAPQKRVCVGGINGVYALGDVIADGFEGGVRAATEAGFKATVGSLPKTVARKEEATVALFQVPHDKGTARAPKQFVDQQNDVTAAAIELATREGFESVEHVKRYTALGFGTDQGKLGNINGLAIAARSIGITIPEMGTTMFRPNYTPVTFGAVAGRHCGHLFEPVRFTALHAWHVKNGAEFEDVGQWKRPWYFPKAGEDIHAAVARECKAVRDSVGLLDASTLGKIDIQGPDAREFLNRIYTNAWTKLDVGKARYGLMCKEDGMVFDDGVTACVGDNHFIMTTTTGGAARVLQWMELYHQTEWPELKVYFTSVTDHWATMTLSGPNSRKLLSELTDIDMDKEAFPFMTWKEGNVGGVPARVFRISFTGELSYEVNVQANYAMGVLEQIIEAGKKYNLTPYGTETMHVLRAEKGFIIVGQDTDGSMTPDDLNMSWCVGRNKPYSWIGLRGMNREDCVRENRKQLVGLKPIDPTKWLPEGAQLVFDPKQPIPMDMVGHVTSSYASNSLGYSFAMGVVKGGLKRMGERVYSPQADGSVIEAEIVSSVFFDPKGERQNV is encoded by the coding sequence ATGAGCCAGACCTATCGCCTCGCCAGCGGCGGCCGTATCGACCGCAGCAAGGTGCTGAACTTCACCTTCAACGGCAAGACCTACCAGGGCTATGCCGGTGACAGCCTGGCCGCCGCGTTGCTGGCCAACGGCGTCGACATCGTAGGCCGTAGCTTCAAGTACTCGCGCCCACGCGGGATCATCGCCGCAGGCACCGAAGAGCCGAACGCCATCCTGCAGATCGGCTCCAGCGAAGCCACCCAGATCCCCAACGTGCGAGCCACCCAGCAGCCGCTGTACGCGGGCCTGGTCGCCACCAGCACTAACGGCTGGCCGAACGTCAATAATGACGTCATGGGCATCCTGGGCAAGGTCGGCGGCAGCATGATGCCGCCGGGCTTCTACTACAAAACCTTCATGTACCCCAAATCGTTCTGGATGACTTACGAGAAGTACATCCGCAAAGCCGCCGGCCTTGGCCGCGCACCTTTGCAAAACGACCCAGACACTTATGACTACATGAACCAGCACTGCGACGTGCTGATCGTCGGTGCTGGGCCTGCTGGCCTGGCCGCTGCGCTGGCCGCTGCCCGCAGCGGTGCCCGCGTGATCCTGGCTGACGAGCAGGAAGAGTTCGGTGGCAGCCTGCTCGACACCCGCGAAACCCTCGATGGCAAGCCTGCCGCCGACTGGGTGCATGCCGTGGTCAAAGAGCTGGAAAGCCTGCCGGAAGTGACCTTGCTGCCACGTGCCACGGTCAACGGCTACCACGACCATAACTTCCTGACCATCCACGAGCGCCTTACCGACCACCTCGGCGACCGTGCCCCGATCGGCCAGGTACGCCACCGCGTGCACCGTGTCCGCGCCAAGCGCGTGGTCCTTGCTGCCGGCGCCCACGAGCGCCCGCTGGTGTACGGCAACAACGACCTGCCGGGCAACATGCTGGCCGGCGCTGTGTCCACCTACGTTCGCCGCTACGGCGTCGCCCCGGGCCGCAAGCTGGTGCTGTCGACCAACAACGACCACGCCTACCGCGCAGCGCTGGACTGGCACGACGCAGGCCTGCAGGTGGTCGCCATCGCCGACGCCCGCCACAACCCACGCGGCTCGCTGGTTGAAGAAGCCCGTGCCAAAGGCATTCGGATTCTCACCTCCAGCGCGGTGATCGAGGCCAAAGGCACCAAGCACGTCACCGGCGCCCGCGTGGCGGCTATCGATGTGCAGGCGCACAAGGTCACCAGCCCCGGTGAAACCCTCGAATGCGACCTGATCGCCACCTCCGGCGGCTACAGCCCGATCGTGCACCTGGCTTCGCACTTGGGCGGTCGCCCGGTGTGGCGTGAAGACATCCTCGGTTTCGTGCCGGGTGATGCCCCGCAAAAACGCGTTTGCGTCGGTGGCATCAACGGCGTCTACGCCCTGGGCGATGTGATTGCCGATGGCTTCGAAGGCGGTGTTCGCGCAGCCACCGAGGCCGGCTTCAAGGCCACGGTCGGCAGCCTGCCGAAAACCGTTGCGCGCAAGGAAGAGGCCACCGTGGCACTGTTCCAGGTGCCCCACGACAAAGGCACCGCCCGCGCACCCAAGCAGTTCGTCGACCAGCAGAACGACGTGACCGCCGCCGCCATCGAACTGGCCACCCGCGAAGGCTTCGAATCGGTCGAGCACGTCAAGCGCTACACCGCGCTGGGCTTCGGTACCGACCAGGGCAAGCTGGGCAACATCAACGGCCTGGCCATCGCTGCCCGCTCGATCGGCATCACCATCCCGGAAATGGGCACCACCATGTTCCGCCCGAACTACACGCCGGTGACCTTCGGCGCAGTAGCCGGCCGTCACTGTGGTCACCTGTTCGAGCCAGTGCGTTTCACCGCACTGCATGCCTGGCATGTGAAGAACGGCGCCGAGTTCGAAGACGTTGGCCAGTGGAAGCGCCCTTGGTACTTCCCCAAGGCCGGTGAAGACATCCATGCTGCCGTGGCCCGTGAATGCAAGGCCGTGCGCGACAGCGTAGGCCTGCTGGACGCCTCGACCCTGGGCAAGATCGACATCCAGGGCCCGGATGCGCGCGAGTTCCTCAACCGCATCTACACCAACGCCTGGACCAAGCTCGACGTGGGCAAGGCCCGCTACGGGCTGATGTGCAAGGAAGACGGCATGGTCTTCGACGACGGCGTAACCGCCTGCGTCGGCGACAACCACTTCATCATGACCACCACCACTGGCGGCGCCGCCCGTGTGCTGCAATGGATGGAGCTGTACCACCAGACCGAATGGCCGGAACTGAAGGTGTACTTCACCTCGGTCACCGACCACTGGGCGACCATGACCCTGTCCGGGCCGAACAGCCGCAAGCTGCTCAGCGAGCTGACCGACATCGATATGGACAAGGAAGCCTTCCCGTTCATGACCTGGAAAGAAGGCAACGTTGGCGGCGTACCAGCCCGTGTGTTCCGTATTTCGTTCACCGGTGAGCTGTCGTACGAGGTCAACGTGCAGGCCAACTACGCCATGGGCGTGCTGGAACAGATCATCGAGGCCGGCAAGAAGTACAACCTGACCCCGTACGGCACCGAAACCATGCACGTACTGCGTGCCGAGAAGGGCTTCATCATCGTCGGCCAGGATACCGACGGTTCGATGACCCCGGACGACCTCAACATGAGCTGGTGCGTGGGCCGCAACAAGCCTTACTCGTGGATTGGCCTGCGTGGCATGAACCGCGAAGACTGCGTACGGGAGAACCGCAAGCAGCTGGTGGGCCTCAAGCCGATCGACCCGACCAAATGGCTGCCCGAAGGCGCCCAGCTGGTGTTCGATCCGAAGCAGCCGATCCCGATGGACATGGTCGGCCACGTGACCTCCAGCTATGCCTCCAACTCCCTGGGCTATTCGTTTGCCATGGGCGTGGTCAAAGGTGGCCTCAAGCGCATGGGCGAGCGTGTTTACTCGCCGCAGGCCGATGGCAGCGTGATCGAAGCGGAAATCGTGTCTTCGGTGTTCTTCGATCCGAAGGGTGAGCGGCAGAACGTCTAA
- the fdhA gene encoding formaldehyde dehydrogenase, glutathione-independent: MSGNRGVVYLGAGKVEVQKIDYPKMQDPRGKKIEHGVILKVVSTNICGSDQHMVRGRTTAQVGLVLGHEITGEIVEMGRDVERLKIGDLVSVPFNVACGRCRSCKEMHTGVCLTVNPARAGGAYGYVDMGDWTGGQAEYVLVPYADFNLLKLPDRDKAMEKIRDLTCLSDILPTGYHGAVTAGVGPGSTVYVAGAGPVGLAAAASARLLGAACVIVGDLNPARLAHAKSQGFEVVDLSKDTPLHEQIVDILGEPEVDCAVDAVGFEARGHGHEGAKHEAPATVLNSLMQVTRVAGSIGIPGLYVTEDPGAVDAAAKIGALSIRFGLGWAKSHSFHTGQTPTMKYNRQLMQAIMWDRINIAEVVGVQVINLDQAPEGYGEFDAGVPKKFVIDPHKMWGAA; this comes from the coding sequence ATGTCTGGCAATCGTGGAGTGGTGTATCTCGGCGCTGGCAAGGTCGAAGTACAGAAGATCGACTACCCGAAAATGCAAGACCCACGCGGCAAGAAGATCGAGCACGGCGTGATCCTCAAGGTGGTTTCCACCAACATTTGCGGCTCTGACCAGCACATGGTCCGCGGCCGTACCACTGCCCAAGTCGGCCTGGTTCTGGGCCATGAAATTACCGGTGAAATCGTCGAGATGGGGCGTGATGTCGAGCGCCTGAAAATCGGTGACCTGGTGTCGGTGCCGTTCAACGTCGCCTGCGGCCGCTGCCGTTCGTGCAAAGAAATGCACACCGGTGTCTGCCTGACCGTCAACCCAGCGCGCGCTGGTGGCGCCTACGGCTATGTCGACATGGGTGACTGGACTGGTGGTCAGGCCGAGTACGTGCTGGTGCCGTACGCCGACTTCAACCTGCTGAAACTGCCGGATCGCGACAAGGCCATGGAGAAGATCCGTGACCTGACTTGCCTGTCCGACATCCTGCCCACCGGCTACCACGGTGCCGTCACCGCCGGTGTAGGCCCTGGCAGCACCGTTTATGTAGCGGGTGCCGGCCCGGTGGGCCTTGCCGCTGCTGCCTCGGCGCGCCTGCTGGGTGCGGCCTGTGTGATCGTCGGTGACCTGAACCCTGCTCGCCTGGCCCATGCCAAGTCCCAGGGCTTCGAAGTGGTCGACCTGTCCAAGGACACCCCACTGCACGAGCAGATCGTCGACATCCTCGGTGAGCCGGAAGTGGATTGCGCGGTCGATGCTGTCGGCTTCGAAGCCCGCGGCCACGGCCACGAAGGTGCCAAGCATGAAGCCCCGGCCACTGTACTGAACTCGCTTATGCAAGTGACCCGCGTGGCCGGCAGCATCGGTATCCCGGGCCTGTACGTGACCGAAGACCCAGGCGCGGTCGATGCCGCTGCCAAGATCGGCGCGCTGAGCATCCGCTTCGGCCTGGGCTGGGCCAAGTCGCACAGCTTCCACACCGGCCAGACGCCGACCATGAAGTACAACCGCCAGCTGATGCAGGCGATCATGTGGGACCGCATCAACATTGCCGAAGTGGTGGGCGTGCAGGTGATCAACCTGGATCAGGCGCCGGAAGGGTATGGCGAGTTCGATGCAGGGGTGCCGAAGAAGTTTGTGATTGACCCGCACAAGATGTGGGGGGCGGCGTAA
- the purU gene encoding formyltetrahydrofolate deformylase yields MSRAPDTWILTADCPSMLGTVDVVTRYLFEQRCYVTEHHSFDDRLSGRFFIRVEFRQPDDFDEAGFRAGLAERSEAFGMAFELTAPNHRPKVVIMVSKADHCLNDLLYRQRIGQLAMDVVAVVSNHPDLEPLAHWHKIPYYHFALDPKDKPAQERKVIQVIEETGAELVVLARYMQVLSPELCRRLDGWAINIHHSLLPGFKGAKPYHQAYNKGVKMVGATAHYINNDLDEGPIIAQGVEVVDHSHYPEDLIAKGRDIECLTLARAVGYHIERRVFLNANRTVVL; encoded by the coding sequence ATGAGTCGGGCACCGGATACCTGGATTCTCACCGCCGACTGCCCGAGCATGCTCGGCACTGTCGACGTGGTGACGCGTTACCTCTTCGAGCAGCGCTGCTACGTCACGGAGCACCACTCCTTCGATGACCGGCTGTCGGGGCGTTTTTTCATCCGCGTGGAGTTCCGCCAGCCGGACGATTTCGACGAGGCCGGCTTCAGGGCCGGCCTTGCCGAGCGCAGCGAAGCGTTCGGCATGGCCTTCGAGCTGACCGCCCCTAATCACCGCCCCAAGGTGGTGATCATGGTGTCCAAAGCCGACCATTGCCTGAACGACCTGCTGTATCGCCAGCGCATCGGCCAGCTGGCCATGGATGTGGTCGCGGTGGTGTCCAACCACCCAGACCTTGAGCCATTGGCGCACTGGCACAAGATCCCTTATTACCACTTCGCCCTCGATCCGAAGGACAAGCCTGCGCAAGAGCGCAAGGTGATCCAGGTGATCGAAGAAACCGGGGCGGAGCTGGTGGTGCTCGCCCGCTACATGCAGGTGCTCTCGCCCGAGCTGTGCCGGCGACTGGACGGTTGGGCGATCAACATTCATCACTCGTTGCTACCAGGGTTCAAAGGTGCCAAGCCTTATCACCAGGCCTACAACAAGGGTGTGAAGATGGTCGGTGCAACGGCGCACTACATCAACAACGACCTCGACGAAGGGCCGATCATTGCCCAAGGTGTGGAGGTGGTGGACCACAGCCATTACCCGGAAGACCTGATTGCCAAAGGGCGTGACATCGAGTGCCTGACCCTGGCGCGGGCGGTGGGGTATCACATCGAGCGGCGGGTGTTCCTCAACGCCAACCGTACAGTCGTTCTCTAA
- a CDS encoding sarcosine oxidase subunit gamma, with protein MSAINVFQQNPGAEAKAQSPLHHADLASLVGKGRKNAGVTLREKKFLGHLTIRGDGHNPEFAAGVHKALGLELPVALTVVASNDMSLQWMGPDEWLLIVPGGQELAVEQKLRAALEGQHIQVVNVSGGQSLLELRGPNVREVLMKSTSYDVHPNNFPVGKAVGTVFAKSQLVIRRTAEDTWELVIRRSFADYWWLWLQDASAEYGLSIEA; from the coding sequence ATGAGCGCTATCAACGTCTTCCAGCAAAACCCCGGCGCCGAGGCCAAAGCCCAGTCGCCACTGCACCACGCCGACCTGGCCAGCCTGGTTGGTAAAGGCCGCAAGAACGCAGGCGTCACCCTGCGTGAAAAGAAATTCCTCGGTCACCTGACCATCCGCGGGGACGGGCACAACCCAGAGTTCGCCGCAGGCGTGCACAAGGCGCTGGGCCTGGAGCTGCCGGTTGCTTTGACCGTGGTGGCCAGCAACGACATGTCGCTGCAATGGATGGGCCCAGACGAGTGGCTGCTGATCGTACCCGGCGGCCAGGAACTGGCGGTCGAGCAAAAACTGCGTGCAGCCCTCGAAGGCCAGCACATTCAGGTGGTCAACGTCAGCGGTGGGCAAAGCCTGCTGGAGTTGCGTGGCCCGAACGTGCGCGAAGTGTTGATGAAGTCCACCAGCTATGACGTTCACCCCAACAACTTCCCGGTCGGCAAAGCCGTCGGCACCGTGTTCGCCAAGTCGCAACTGGTGATCCGCCGCACTGCCGAAGACACCTGGGAGCTGGTGATCCGCCGCAGCTTCGCCGACTACTGGTGGCTGTGGCTGCAGGACGCATCGGCCGAGTACGGCCTGAGCATCGAGGCCTAA
- a CDS encoding sarcosine oxidase subunit delta — MLHIFCPHCGELRSEEEFHASGQAHIARPLDPNACSDQEWGTYMFYRDNPRGIHHELWDHVAGCRQYFNVTRDTVTYEILETYKIGEKPQVTASGKAASVASTAKGQGEKV, encoded by the coding sequence ATGTTGCATATTTTCTGTCCCCACTGCGGCGAGCTGCGCTCCGAAGAAGAGTTCCACGCCTCTGGCCAGGCACACATCGCCCGCCCGCTGGACCCAAACGCCTGCTCCGACCAGGAGTGGGGCACCTACATGTTCTACCGTGACAACCCACGCGGTATTCACCACGAACTGTGGGACCACGTTGCCGGCTGCCGCCAGTACTTCAACGTCACCCGCGACACCGTGACCTACGAAATTCTGGAAACCTACAAGATTGGCGAGAAGCCGCAAGTGACCGCCAGCGGCAAAGCCGCAAGCGTAGCGTCCACCGCTAAAGGCCAAGGGGAAAAAGTATGA
- a CDS encoding APC family permease, whose product MGSQHSAGDAASTAQLRRVLGLPALVFFGLVYMVPLTIFTTYGIVTELTGGRTAGAYLVTLLAMLFTAASYSFMVKRFPVAGSAYSYTNMAFGPNAGFLAGWSLLLDYLFLPMINYLLIGLFLNIAFPAVPAWVFVLACIALVTLLNVIGIHSVAKASNLIVGAQIVFIVVFVALSCHSLTGQPLELLSPLLGDGSKPGYAPIMAGAAVLCLSFLGFDAVSTLAEECRDARRDVPRAIILTTLFAGLLFTVLAYVSQLVLPGTTFSNVDAAANEVMFKAGGQFLANFFTAAFVAGSLGSALASQAAVSRILFTMGRDNVLPRRSFGYLSPRFGTPVFAIALVSAFSLLAVVIDLATLASLISFGALVAFSAVNLAVVKTHLVDHAAQRDLKGLLSYGVVPLVGLALTLWLWTSLSALTLVIGLCWFALGLAYLAVLTAGFRRPVRLVDFTEAA is encoded by the coding sequence ATGGGCAGTCAACACTCCGCCGGCGATGCCGCTAGCACCGCGCAACTGCGCCGCGTTCTCGGGCTTCCTGCCCTGGTCTTCTTTGGTTTGGTGTACATGGTGCCGTTGACGATTTTCACCACCTACGGCATCGTCACCGAGCTCACCGGGGGCCGCACCGCCGGGGCCTACCTGGTCACCCTGCTGGCGATGCTGTTCACCGCCGCGTCCTACAGCTTTATGGTCAAGCGTTTTCCGGTGGCGGGCTCGGCATATTCCTACACCAACATGGCTTTCGGTCCAAATGCCGGGTTTCTCGCAGGCTGGTCGCTGCTGCTGGACTACCTGTTCCTGCCGATGATCAATTATCTGCTGATCGGGTTGTTCCTCAACATTGCCTTCCCGGCCGTGCCCGCCTGGGTCTTCGTGCTGGCCTGCATCGCCTTGGTGACCTTGCTCAACGTGATCGGCATCCACTCGGTGGCCAAGGCCAGCAACCTGATCGTCGGCGCGCAGATCGTGTTCATCGTGGTGTTCGTTGCGTTGTCGTGTCACTCGCTGACCGGCCAGCCGCTGGAGTTGCTGTCGCCGTTGCTGGGCGATGGCTCCAAACCCGGTTACGCCCCGATCATGGCCGGTGCTGCAGTACTGTGCCTGTCGTTTCTAGGCTTCGATGCCGTTTCGACGTTGGCCGAAGAATGCCGCGATGCTCGCCGCGACGTGCCAAGGGCGATCATCCTCACCACCTTGTTCGCTGGGCTGCTGTTCACCGTGCTGGCCTACGTCAGCCAACTAGTGCTGCCTGGCACCACCTTCAGCAACGTTGATGCGGCCGCCAACGAGGTGATGTTCAAGGCTGGGGGGCAGTTTCTGGCCAATTTCTTCACCGCAGCGTTCGTAGCTGGCAGCCTGGGTTCGGCACTGGCGTCACAGGCGGCGGTGTCACGTATTTTGTTCACCATGGGGCGCGACAACGTGCTGCCCCGGCGCAGCTTTGGTTACCTCTCGCCCCGCTTCGGCACGCCAGTGTTCGCCATTGCGCTGGTGTCGGCGTTTTCGCTGCTGGCGGTGGTGATCGATCTGGCGACTTTGGCGTCGCTGATCAGCTTCGGTGCGTTGGTGGCGTTCTCGGCGGTGAACCTGGCGGTGGTTAAAACCCATCTGGTGGACCACGCTGCGCAGCGTGACCTCAAAGGGCTGCTGAGCTATGGCGTAGTACCCCTGGTGGGCTTGGCGCTGACCCTGTGGCTGTGGACCAGCCTGTCGGCGCTGACCTTGGTGATTGGGCTGTGCTGGTTCGCCCTGGGGCTTGCTTACCTGGCGGTGTTGACAGCTGGCTTCCGCCGCCCGGTGCGCCTGGTGGACTTCACAGAAGCCGCTTGA
- a CDS encoding sarcosine oxidase subunit beta family protein: protein MQRYSGFGLFKHSLSHHENWQRMWRTPTPKKVYDVVIVGGGGHGLATAYYLAKEHGITNVAVIEKGYLGGGNTARNTTIVRSNYLWDESAHLYEHAMKLWEGLSQDLNYNVMFSQRGVYNLCHTLQDMRDSERRVSANRLNGVDGELLNTAQVAAEIPYLDCSKNTRYPILGATVQRRGGVARHDAVAWGYARAADALGVDLIQQTEVIGFRKENGAVIGVETNKGFIGAKRVGVVTAGNSGHMAKLAGFRLPLESHPLQALVSEPIKPIIDSVIMSNAVHGYISQSDKGDLVIGAGIDSWVGYGQRGSYPVIEHTLQAIVEMFPNLSRVRMNRQWGGIVDTSPDACPIITKTPVKNMFFNCGWGTGGFKATPGSGNVFAASLATGEMHPLAAPFSMDRFYNGALIDEHGAAAVAH, encoded by the coding sequence ATGCAACGCTATTCGGGCTTCGGCCTTTTCAAACACTCCCTCAGCCACCACGAGAACTGGCAGCGCATGTGGCGCACGCCGACCCCTAAAAAGGTCTACGACGTGGTTATCGTCGGCGGTGGCGGCCATGGCCTGGCCACGGCCTACTACCTGGCCAAGGAGCATGGCATCACCAACGTCGCGGTGATCGAGAAGGGTTACCTGGGCGGCGGCAACACTGCCCGTAACACCACCATCGTGCGCTCCAACTACCTGTGGGACGAATCGGCGCACCTGTACGAGCACGCCATGAAGCTGTGGGAAGGCCTGTCCCAGGACCTGAACTACAACGTGATGTTCTCCCAGCGTGGCGTCTACAACCTGTGCCACACCCTGCAGGACATGCGTGACTCCGAGCGCCGCGTTTCGGCCAACCGCCTCAATGGCGTGGATGGCGAGCTGCTCAACACTGCCCAGGTCGCGGCCGAAATCCCGTACCTGGACTGCTCGAAAAACACCCGCTACCCGATCCTCGGCGCGACCGTTCAGCGCCGTGGTGGCGTTGCCCGCCACGACGCTGTGGCCTGGGGCTATGCACGTGCCGCCGACGCCCTGGGCGTGGACCTGATCCAGCAGACCGAAGTGATCGGTTTCCGTAAGGAAAACGGCGCGGTCATCGGCGTGGAAACCAACAAAGGCTTCATCGGCGCCAAACGTGTGGGCGTGGTCACCGCCGGTAACTCCGGGCACATGGCCAAGCTCGCCGGCTTCCGCCTGCCGCTGGAATCGCACCCGCTGCAAGCGCTGGTATCGGAACCGATCAAGCCGATCATCGACTCGGTGATCATGTCCAACGCCGTACACGGCTACATCAGCCAGTCCGACAAAGGTGACCTGGTGATCGGTGCCGGTATCGACAGCTGGGTCGGCTATGGCCAGCGCGGTTCGTACCCGGTGATCGAGCACACCCTGCAGGCGATCGTCGAGATGTTCCCCAACCTCTCGCGCGTGCGCATGAACCGCCAGTGGGGCGGCATCGTCGACACCTCGCCGGACGCTTGCCCGATCATCACCAAAACCCCGGTCAAGAACATGTTCTTCAACTGCGGTTGGGGTACTGGCGGCTTCAAGGCGACCCCTGGTTCGGGCAACGTCTTCGCCGCGAGCCTGGCCACGGGCGAAATGCACCCACTGGCCGCGCCATTCTCCATGGACCGTTTCTACAACGGCGCACTGATCGACGAACACGGCGCCGCCGCCGTCGCCCACTAA